CCTCGGCGCCTGAGCTCCTGGTAGATTCGGGTTGCCTCATTGCTGGCGGCGGAGCAGAGGATGAAGTTTGCATCCGATGGGTAAGGCTTGAGCCTGCTGAACCCGGCTAGTCTGGTGAACAGGCGTTGCCGCTCGGCGATGATGGCCTTGATTGTCTGTTGCAGGTGATCAAGGTCTCTCAGCGATTCCATGGCGGCTATCTGGGCCGCCACATTAACATTGTATGGTGGTTTGATCTTCATCAAATGCCTGGCGATGTTCTTAGGGAAGATGCCATAACCTACCCTCAAACCAGCTATCCCTGCCCATTTGCTGAAGGTGCGCAGAACAATGAGGTTGTCGTGGTCAGCTATCAGGGGAACCATCGTCTGCCCACTGAATTCGTAGTAGGCTTCATCGACTACCACAATGGCCCCGGTCCCGAGAAGCTCCAGGATATCTTCCCTGGAGGTTGTATTCCCGCTGGGGTTATTGGGAGAGGCCACGAAGGTGACCTTGGCCCCTTCATTCAAGGCTTTCTTGACCGCACGGACGTCAATGGCGAAACCCTTATCGCGGGGGATGCTGACTATTTTGCCAGCCCAGGCTTCAGTGCTGAAGTGATACATACCAAAGGTAGGCACACAGTTGACCACACCGTTCCCGGGGTCGATGAAGAGGCGCATGATGAAATCGATGATTTCGTCGCTGCCACTGCCCACCACGATCTGGTCAGCGGGGATTCCAACATAACCTGCTAGCGCTCTTCTTAGCTCGCGTTGCTCGGAATCGGGGTAAATGTGGTAATAAGGGTAGTTGGATAGGGCCTTCTTTACTCTGGGAGAGCAGCTATAGGGATTTTCGTTTCCGTCGAGTTTGATGAGCCGTTCGATGGGAATGCCGGCATCCTCAGCCATCACCTCCAGGGGTGTGATGTAGTTATAGGGCTTTATGTTGAGCAGATGGGCCCTTATCAGCCTTTCGGAGCTTCTATTTGGGTTCACGTGTTTTACCGTCCTCTCTAGGGCATTCTCAGCATGAGCACTTCGAGGGCCAACCGGGGGTTTGCGTTTTGCTCCAGTTGCTCGCCAGCCTCTTGAAGATGGTGGATGAAATCGACGATTTGTTTTGTGCTGAGGGCTTGAGCCTGTTGAAGGAGCACAGCTTGCTGGTCAATATTGGTGATGGATTGACTATTCTTGCTTTTGATAAAGAGCAGATCGCGCCACCATTGGAGCCATGAAGAGAGGACGTCAGCCACTCTCTCGCGGCTTCTGCCGAATTGAGTCGCCAGCTCGGCGGCGTAAGTAAAGCGCTTGTGCATGCCGGCGCTGCTCAGATCAATGAAGGTAGCCACTCTCTGGGCTCTCTGCTCTAGCAGGCTTTCATCCTGAATGGCCAAAAGTGCCCAGCCGAGGCATCCACCAGATAACCGGGCCAGTAAGTCTGCCCTGTCGTGAGGCACGTTATGGCGCTGGGTTAGCGTCTCTCTGCCCAAACCGGCGGAAATGGGACGCAGCTCAACGCGCTGACAGCGAGAAACAATGGTGGGCAGGAGTTTGTTCTCCCTGGCGGCCAAGAGGATAATGAGGACTCTGGGCGACGGCTCCTCCAGGGTTTTCAGCAGGCAGTTGGCCGCTTCATGAGAGAGGAACTCGGCTTTGTCGAAGATAAATACCTTCTGTTTGCCTTCATAAGGAGGCAGGTGGGAGGCCATTTGCATTTCTTTGACCTGGTCGATGCCTATTCCTTTCTTCTCCTGAGAAATCACGTCTATGATTTGAACGTCAGCATGTTTGGCATCCCCAATGCGGCGGCAGGAATTGCACT
This Chloroflexota bacterium DNA region includes the following protein-coding sequences:
- the hisC gene encoding histidinol-phosphate transaminase, coding for MNPNRSSERLIRAHLLNIKPYNYITPLEVMAEDAGIPIERLIKLDGNENPYSCSPRVKKALSNYPYYHIYPDSEQRELRRALAGYVGIPADQIVVGSGSDEIIDFIMRLFIDPGNGVVNCVPTFGMYHFSTEAWAGKIVSIPRDKGFAIDVRAVKKALNEGAKVTFVASPNNPSGNTTSREDILELLGTGAIVVVDEAYYEFSGQTMVPLIADHDNLIVLRTFSKWAGIAGLRVGYGIFPKNIARHLMKIKPPYNVNVAAQIAAMESLRDLDHLQQTIKAIIAERQRLFTRLAGFSRLKPYPSDANFILCSAASNEATRIYQELRRRGILIRYFDTPLLKDYIRISVGKPEHTDALVAALNEILLK
- the holB gene encoding DNA polymerase III subunit delta', whose protein sequence is MWQVTGQPKAIGLLERGINKGLLSHAYLFAGPPHVGKFTLAVNLAQAVNCESEDSPCQQCNSCRRIGDAKHADVQIIDVISQEKKGIGIDQVKEMQMASHLPPYEGKQKVFIFDKAEFLSHEAANCLLKTLEEPSPRVLIILLAARENKLLPTIVSRCQRVELRPISAGLGRETLTQRHNVPHDRADLLARLSGGCLGWALLAIQDESLLEQRAQRVATFIDLSSAGMHKRFTYAAELATQFGRSRERVADVLSSWLQWWRDLLFIKSKNSQSITNIDQQAVLLQQAQALSTKQIVDFIHHLQEAGEQLEQNANPRLALEVLMLRMP